The following are encoded together in the Salmonella enterica subsp. enterica serovar Choleraesuis genome:
- the pepQ gene encoding Xaa-Pro dipeptidase, with the protein MDSLATLYKNHLDTLQDRARQVLARHSLDALLIHSGELFNVFLDDHPYPFKVNPQFKAWLPVTQTPNCWLLVDGVNKPKLWFYLPVDYWHSVDPLPDTFWSPEFDIIALPKADDIASQLPLSRERIAYIGPVAERARSLDIRAENINPQSVINFLHYYRAYKTDYELYCMREAQKMAVEGHRAAEEAFRTGMSEFDINQAYLTATGHRDTDVPYSNIVALNEHAATLHYTRLDHVPPAEVRSFLLDAGAEYNGYAADLSRTWSMNSDNDYAALIKDVNTEQLALIDTLKAGVRYTDYHIQFHHQIAKLLQRHQLVSGMSEEAMVAANITGPFMPHGLGHPLGLQVHDVAGFMQDDTGTHLAAPEQYPALRCTRILEPGMVLTIEPGIYFIESLLAPWRSGQYSHNFNWQKIDALKPFGGIRIEDNVVIHENNIENMTRNLKLA; encoded by the coding sequence ATGGATTCACTTGCTACTCTGTATAAAAATCATCTGGATACTCTTCAGGATCGGGCGCGCCAGGTCCTGGCTCGTCATTCGCTGGATGCCCTACTTATCCATTCCGGCGAACTTTTCAATGTCTTCCTCGACGACCATCCCTATCCTTTTAAAGTAAATCCTCAGTTCAAAGCCTGGCTGCCAGTAACTCAGACCCCTAACTGTTGGCTGCTGGTTGATGGCGTCAATAAGCCTAAGCTGTGGTTCTATCTACCGGTGGATTACTGGCATAGTGTTGACCCGTTGCCGGATACTTTCTGGAGCCCGGAGTTTGACATCATCGCGCTGCCTAAAGCTGATGATATTGCCAGCCAGCTCCCTTTGTCCCGCGAGCGTATTGCTTACATTGGGCCGGTTGCTGAGCGCGCACGGTCACTGGATATCCGGGCGGAAAATATCAACCCGCAGTCGGTCATCAACTTCCTTCATTATTACCGCGCGTATAAGACCGATTATGAGCTGTACTGCATGCGTGAAGCGCAGAAAATGGCGGTAGAAGGTCATCGCGCGGCGGAAGAAGCGTTCCGTACCGGAATGAGCGAGTTTGATATCAACCAAGCTTATCTTACCGCCACCGGGCATCGTGATACCGATGTGCCGTATAGCAATATTGTGGCGCTCAATGAGCACGCTGCGACGCTGCACTACACCCGTCTCGATCACGTTCCGCCTGCCGAAGTTCGTAGTTTTCTGCTGGATGCCGGTGCGGAATATAACGGTTATGCGGCCGATCTTTCCCGCACATGGTCGATGAATAGCGACAATGACTATGCGGCTTTGATTAAAGACGTTAATACCGAGCAGCTGGCGCTAATCGATACCCTGAAAGCCGGGGTGAGATATACCGACTACCATATTCAATTTCATCATCAGATAGCCAAACTACTGCAGCGCCATCAGCTGGTGTCTGGAATGAGTGAAGAGGCGATGGTGGCGGCGAATATCACCGGGCCATTTATGCCGCATGGTCTTGGCCATCCGCTAGGATTGCAGGTTCATGATGTGGCTGGTTTTATGCAAGATGATACCGGCACCCATCTCGCGGCACCTGAGCAGTATCCGGCCCTGCGTTGCACCCGAATCCTCGAGCCTGGAATGGTGCTGACTATTGAGCCTGGTATTTACTTCATTGAGTCATTACTGGCACCGTGGCGCAGCGGGCAGTACAGCCATAACTTCAACTGGCAGAAAATCGACGCGCTGAAGCCATTTGGCGGTATTCGCATCGAGGATAACGTGGTCATTCACGAAAATAATATCGAGAACATGACCCGGAATCTGAAGCTGGCTTGA
- a CDS encoding protoporphyrinogen oxidase, giving the protein MKTLILFSSRDGQAREIASFISSQLSEEGVSTDVVNLHRAAAIDWQQYEKVIIGASIRYGHFHSSLFDFVKRNAEQLNALPSAFFSVNLVARKADKRTPQTNAYTRKFLLNSPWHPDLCAVFAGALRYPRYNWYDRMMIRFIMKMTGGETDTSKEVVYTDWEQVTVFAHDFARLTRN; this is encoded by the coding sequence ATGAAAACCTTAATTTTGTTTTCGTCACGCGATGGGCAGGCACGGGAGATTGCGTCGTTCATCTCTTCTCAGCTATCGGAAGAAGGCGTAAGTACTGATGTAGTTAATCTGCATCGGGCTGCGGCGATTGACTGGCAGCAATATGAAAAGGTGATCATTGGTGCTTCTATTCGCTACGGGCATTTCCACTCCTCGCTGTTTGATTTCGTAAAACGAAATGCCGAACAACTGAACGCGCTGCCCAGCGCGTTCTTCTCAGTGAACCTGGTGGCCCGCAAAGCAGACAAGCGTACGCCACAAACCAACGCCTACACCCGTAAGTTTTTGCTAAATAGCCCTTGGCATCCTGATTTATGTGCCGTATTTGCCGGGGCGCTGCGTTATCCTCGTTACAACTGGTACGATCGAATGATGATTCGCTTCATTATGAAGATGACCGGGGGCGAAACGGATACCAGTAAAGAGGTGGTTTATACCGATTGGGAGCAGGTGACGGTTTTTGCTCATGATTTTGCGCGTTTAACGCGCAATTAG
- a CDS encoding Trk system potassium uptake protein, with translation MMHFRAITRIVGLLVILFSGTMFIPGLVALIYRDGAGRAFTQTFIVALIIGLVLWWPNRKQKSELKPREGFLIVVLFWTVLGSVGALPFVFAEHPHLSVTDAFFESFSGLTTTGATTLVGLDTLPHAILFYRQMLQWFGGMGIIVLAVAILPILGVGGMQLYRAEMPGPLKDNKMRPRIAETAKTLWLIYVLLTVACALALWFAGMPAFDAIGHSFATIAIGGFSTHDASVGYFNSPTINSIIAIFLLISGCNYGLHFSLLSGRSLKVYWRDPEFRMFIGVQLSLVIICTIVLFFHNTYGTVVQTVNQAFFQVVSMATTAGFTTDSIARWPLFLPVLLLCSAFIGGCAGSTGGGLKVIRILLLFKQGNRELKRLVHPNAVYSIKLGNRALPERILEAVWGFFSAYALVFIISMLAIIATGVDDFSAFASVAATLNNLGPGLGVVADNFASMNPVAKWILIGNMLFGRLEVFTLLVLFTPTFWRE, from the coding sequence GTGATGCATTTTCGTGCCATTACCCGAATTGTTGGCCTTTTGGTCATCCTGTTTTCCGGGACGATGTTTATTCCTGGGCTGGTGGCCCTTATTTATCGGGATGGGGCGGGGCGTGCCTTTACCCAAACGTTTATTGTCGCATTGATAATTGGTCTGGTGCTTTGGTGGCCGAACCGCAAACAAAAATCAGAACTCAAACCGCGCGAAGGTTTTCTGATTGTGGTTCTGTTCTGGACGGTGTTGGGGAGCGTGGGGGCTTTACCTTTTGTCTTTGCTGAGCATCCTCACCTTTCGGTAACGGACGCATTTTTTGAGTCATTTTCCGGTTTAACCACGACGGGGGCGACGACCCTGGTGGGGCTGGATACCTTGCCCCATGCCATCCTGTTCTATCGTCAGATGCTGCAATGGTTTGGCGGTATGGGGATAATCGTGCTGGCGGTGGCAATTCTGCCTATCCTCGGCGTCGGGGGGATGCAGCTATATAGAGCGGAGATGCCAGGCCCGTTGAAAGATAACAAGATGCGCCCGCGTATTGCCGAGACGGCGAAAACGCTGTGGCTTATCTACGTTTTGCTGACCGTTGCCTGCGCTCTGGCGCTGTGGTTCGCGGGCATGCCAGCGTTCGATGCTATCGGGCATAGCTTCGCCACGATAGCCATCGGCGGCTTTTCAACCCACGATGCCAGCGTTGGCTATTTTAACAGCCCGACCATTAACAGTATTATCGCCATCTTCTTGCTGATATCCGGCTGTAACTATGGTCTGCATTTTTCATTACTGAGTGGACGCAGCCTGAAAGTTTACTGGCGCGACCCTGAGTTCCGCATGTTTATCGGCGTTCAACTCTCTCTGGTTATCATCTGTACCATTGTTTTGTTCTTCCATAATACTTACGGCACCGTGGTGCAGACGGTAAACCAGGCCTTTTTCCAGGTGGTGTCGATGGCGACGACCGCTGGCTTTACTACGGATAGTATTGCGCGCTGGCCATTATTCCTGCCTGTGTTGTTACTGTGCTCTGCGTTTATTGGTGGGTGTGCTGGTTCTACGGGCGGTGGTCTTAAAGTTATCCGTATCCTGTTGTTGTTCAAGCAGGGGAACCGTGAACTAAAACGCCTGGTACATCCAAACGCGGTATATAGCATTAAGCTTGGTAATCGCGCGCTGCCGGAACGTATTTTAGAGGCGGTGTGGGGCTTCTTCTCGGCCTATGCGCTGGTCTTTATAATTAGTATGCTGGCAATTATCGCGACCGGCGTTGATGACTTCTCTGCCTTTGCCTCGGTTGCCGCAACGCTGAATAACCTGGGTCCTGGGCTTGGCGTGGTGGCAGATAACTTTGCCAGCATGAATCCGGTAGCTAAGTGGATACTGATTGGCAATATGCTGTTCGGGCGTCTGGAAGTGTTTACCCTTTTAGTTCTTTTCACCCCGACATTCTGGCGGGAATAG
- the ubiD gene encoding 3-octaprenyl-4-hydroxybenzoate carboxy-lyase — protein sequence MKYRDLRDFLSQLEALGELKRITLPVDPHLEMTEIADRTLRAGGPALLFENPKGYSMPVLCNLFGTPKRVALGMGQEDVTALREVGQLLAFFKEPEPPKGFRDLFDKLPQFKQVLNMPTKRLRDAPCQQKVQQGDAVDLTQLPIMQCWPGDAAPLVTWGLTVTRGPHKERQNLGIYRQQLIGRNKLIMRWLSHRGGALDFQEWCAAHPGERFPVSVALGADPATILGAVTPVPDTLSEYAFSGLLRGNKTEVVKCLSNDLEVPASAEIILEGYIEPGEMAPEGPYGDHTGYYNEIDSFPVFTVTHITRRDDAIYHSTYTGRPPDEPAVLGAALNEVLVPILQKQFPEIVDFYLPPEGCSYRMAVVTMKKQYAGHAKRVMMGVWSFLRQFMYTKFVIVCDDDINARDWNDVIWAITTRMDPARDTVLMENTPIDYLDFASPVSGLGSKMGMDATNKWPGETQREWGRPIEKDPEVTARIDAIWDQLAIFEQSQGS from the coding sequence ATGAAATATCGAGATTTGCGTGATTTCCTCTCTCAGCTAGAAGCGCTGGGTGAACTCAAGCGTATTACATTGCCCGTAGACCCCCATCTTGAAATGACCGAGATAGCCGATCGTACTTTACGAGCGGGCGGTCCGGCGCTGCTGTTCGAAAATCCCAAAGGATATTCGATGCCTGTGCTGTGCAATCTGTTTGGCACGCCAAAACGGGTGGCATTGGGCATGGGGCAGGAGGATGTTACGGCTCTGCGTGAGGTTGGCCAGCTACTGGCATTTTTTAAAGAGCCCGAGCCGCCGAAAGGTTTCCGCGATCTGTTCGATAAGCTCCCGCAATTTAAGCAGGTGCTGAATATGCCGACTAAGCGCTTGCGCGATGCGCCCTGCCAGCAGAAGGTTCAGCAGGGCGACGCGGTAGATCTTACCCAGTTGCCTATTATGCAGTGCTGGCCTGGCGATGCGGCCCCGCTGGTGACATGGGGGCTTACGGTGACGCGCGGGCCACACAAAGAGCGCCAAAATCTGGGAATTTATCGCCAGCAACTTATTGGCCGCAATAAGCTCATTATGCGCTGGCTATCCCATCGCGGCGGTGCGCTGGATTTTCAGGAGTGGTGTGCGGCGCATCCCGGCGAGCGTTTTCCAGTATCGGTCGCTTTAGGCGCTGATCCTGCAACAATTCTCGGCGCGGTGACACCGGTGCCGGATACGCTTTCTGAATACGCTTTTTCTGGATTGTTGCGCGGTAATAAAACAGAAGTGGTTAAGTGCCTGTCCAACGATCTTGAAGTGCCGGCCAGCGCCGAGATTATTCTCGAAGGTTATATCGAGCCTGGCGAGATGGCGCCGGAAGGCCCATATGGTGACCATACCGGTTACTACAATGAAATTGATAGCTTCCCGGTCTTTACCGTGACGCATATTACCCGGCGTGATGATGCTATTTATCACTCCACCTATACCGGCCGCCCGCCTGATGAACCGGCGGTGCTGGGCGCAGCGCTCAATGAGGTGCTGGTCCCTATTTTACAGAAGCAGTTCCCGGAAATTGTTGATTTTTATCTGCCTCCTGAAGGGTGTTCCTACCGAATGGCGGTGGTCACAATGAAGAAGCAATACGCCGGTCACGCCAAACGCGTAATGATGGGTGTATGGTCTTTCCTGCGTCAGTTCATGTACACCAAGTTCGTCATTGTTTGCGATGACGATATCAATGCTCGCGACTGGAACGATGTTATCTGGGCCATAACCACCCGGATGGATCCGGCGCGCGATACGGTTCTCATGGAAAACACCCCGATCGATTACCTGGACTTTGCGTCACCGGTATCAGGGCTTGGCTCCAAAATGGGGATGGATGCCACGAATAAATGGCCAGGAGAAACTCAGCGTGAGTGGGGACGGCCAATCGAGAAAGATCCCGAAGTCACGGCGCGCATTGACGCAATCTGGGATCAACTGGCCATATTTGAGCAGAGTCAGGGCTCCTGA
- the rfaH gene encoding transcription antitermination protein RfaH, translating into MQSWYLLYCKRGQLQRAQQHLERQNVVCLTPMITLEKIVRGKRSQVNEPLFPNYLFVKFDPEDIHTTTINSTRGVSHFVRFGALPAVVPDEVVEQLAKSPVQNIADPETPFPGDNVVITEGAFEGLQAIFTEPDGETRSILLLNLLNKPVIQSMKNTQFRKA; encoded by the coding sequence ATGCAATCCTGGTATCTACTTTATTGTAAACGCGGTCAATTACAACGCGCGCAGCAGCATCTTGAGCGCCAAAATGTCGTCTGTTTGACGCCGATGATAACGCTCGAAAAAATAGTGCGTGGTAAAAGAAGCCAGGTTAACGAACCCCTGTTCCCCAACTACCTGTTCGTTAAGTTCGATCCGGAAGATATTCACACAACAACGATTAACTCTACTCGCGGAGTCAGCCACTTCGTGCGTTTTGGTGCCCTGCCTGCCGTGGTGCCGGACGAAGTTGTAGAGCAGCTGGCTAAATCTCCGGTGCAAAACATAGCCGACCCCGAAACGCCATTCCCTGGCGACAACGTGGTTATTACTGAAGGTGCTTTCGAAGGTCTCCAGGCCATCTTCACCGAGCCAGATGGCGAAACGCGCTCAATTCTACTGCTCAATCTGCTTAATAAACCTGTCATTCAAAGTATGAAAAACACCCAGTTCCGCAAGGCCTGA
- a CDS encoding NAD(P)H-flavin reductase codes for MTILRCKVTSVDAITDTVYRVRLLPEADFSFRAGQYLMVVMDERDKRPFSLASTPGERQFIELHIGASELNLYAMAVMDRILEQREVVVDIPHGEAWLRDDESRPMLLIAGGTGFSYVRSILLTALARNPQREIAIYWGGREAHHLYDLSELEALSITHPNLKVEAVVEQPVEGWRGRSGTVLSAVMQDYGSLDGHDIYIAGRFEMAKIARERFCSERNASAEHIFGDAFAFI; via the coding sequence ATGACAATTTTACGCTGTAAAGTGACCTCAGTAGATGCGATAACCGATACCGTATATCGGGTACGCCTGCTGCCTGAAGCCGACTTTTCCTTCCGCGCCGGGCAGTACCTGATGGTAGTAATGGACGAACGTGATAAACGTCCGTTTTCGCTGGCTTCAACTCCTGGCGAACGGCAATTTATCGAACTACACATTGGTGCCTCAGAACTTAATCTGTACGCCATGGCCGTAATGGACAGGATCCTGGAGCAGCGGGAAGTTGTTGTCGATATTCCTCATGGTGAAGCCTGGCTGCGTGATGATGAGAGCCGCCCAATGCTGCTGATTGCCGGTGGAACCGGCTTCTCATATGTGCGCTCTATTCTGCTAACTGCTCTGGCCCGCAATCCACAGCGTGAAATTGCTATTTACTGGGGCGGCAGAGAGGCTCATCACCTCTACGATCTTTCAGAGCTTGAGGCGCTGAGTATTACTCATCCTAACCTGAAGGTTGAAGCGGTCGTTGAGCAGCCTGTGGAAGGCTGGCGCGGACGCAGCGGCACGGTACTTTCGGCGGTTATGCAGGATTATGGCAGCCTCGATGGGCACGATATTTATATTGCAGGCCGGTTTGAGATGGCAAAAATCGCCCGCGAGCGTTTCTGCTCTGAGCGTAATGCGTCTGCGGAACATATCTTTGGCGATGCTTTTGCTTTTATCTGA
- a CDS encoding YigZ family protein has translation MESWLIPAEPVTFTEEIKKSRFITMLAHTPGSVAAKLFVEQVRAAHPDARHHCWAWVAGTPDDSQQLGFSDDGEPAGTAGKPILAQLLGSGVGEITAVVIRYYGGVKLGTGGLVRAYGGGVSQALAQLKTERRLALTEYGLTCDYGLLASIEQLLIQHHGELRHSEFQAQVRLQIALPASEVAIFSAKLADISRGSLHLQAIEQ, from the coding sequence ATGGAAAGCTGGTTAATACCGGCTGAGCCGGTGACATTCACTGAAGAAATTAAGAAAAGCCGCTTTATTACCATGCTGGCGCATACGCCTGGCTCGGTGGCGGCTAAGCTTTTTGTGGAGCAAGTTCGCGCCGCTCACCCGGATGCCCGGCATCATTGCTGGGCCTGGGTTGCCGGAACACCTGATGACTCTCAGCAACTGGGGTTCTCTGATGACGGAGAGCCCGCAGGAACGGCAGGGAAACCCATTCTTGCCCAGCTTCTGGGTAGTGGTGTAGGTGAAATTACCGCGGTTGTTATTCGTTATTATGGTGGCGTTAAATTAGGCACCGGCGGGCTGGTCAGAGCCTATGGTGGTGGAGTGTCGCAGGCTTTGGCTCAGCTAAAAACTGAACGTCGGCTGGCGCTCACCGAATATGGGCTGACCTGTGACTACGGACTACTTGCCAGTATTGAACAGCTTTTAATACAGCACCACGGCGAGCTGCGCCATAGTGAATTTCAGGCCCAGGTTAGATTACAGATTGCATTACCTGCCAGCGAAGTGGCTATTTTTTCAGCTAAACTCGCGGATATTAGCCGGGGTTCATTGCATTTACAGGCGATTGAACAATAA
- the fadB gene encoding fatty acid oxidation complex subunit alpha: MLYQGETLYLNWLEDGIAELVFSAPGSVNKLDTATVASLGEAIGVLEKQTNLRGVLLRSDKSAFIVGADITEFLSLFQVPPEQLSEWLRFANSVFCRLEDLPVPTLSAVNGYALGGGCECVLATDFRLATPDARIGLPETKLGIMPGFGGSVRLPRLLGADSALEIIAAGKDVGAKEALKLGLIDAIVAQEKLQAASLSMLRDAINGQLDWKARREPKLQPLKLSKIEATMSFTIAKGMVMQTAGKHYPAPIKAVKTIEAAAGLGRDAALELENQSFVPLTQTNEARALVGIFLNDQYVKGKAKKLTRDVKTPEQAAVLGAGIMGGGIAYQSAWKGVPVIMKDINTKALELGIGEASKLLNKQLERGKIDGLKLAGIIATIQPTLDYSGFERADVVVEAVVENPKVKKAVLAEAESKVRPDAVLASNTSTIPISELAQSLQRPENFCGMHFFNPVHRMPLVEVIRGEKTSDSTIATVVAWASKMGKTPIVVNDCPGFFVNRVLFPYLAGFSQLMRDGADFRKVDKVMEKTFGWPMGPAYLLDVVGIDTAHHAQSVMAAGFPQRMQKDYRDVVDAMYEAGRYGQKNQKGFYGYQPDSKGKPRKLADEQADALIAQTRTEQRDFSEQEIIARMMIPMVNEVVRCLEEGVIASPAEADMALVYGLGFPPFHGGAFRWLDTLGLPQYVELAQQYQALGPLYQVPAGLLAKARNNEAYYPPVAPAQPVSELKRA; this comes from the coding sequence ATGCTCTATCAAGGCGAAACTCTGTATCTCAACTGGCTGGAAGATGGCATTGCCGAATTGGTGTTTAGTGCCCCAGGCTCAGTTAACAAACTCGATACCGCAACCGTCGCCAGCCTCGGCGAGGCCATTGGCGTACTAGAAAAGCAGACCAATTTACGCGGCGTACTGCTACGTTCCGATAAGAGCGCATTTATCGTCGGCGCCGATATCACCGAATTCTTATCCCTGTTCCAGGTTCCTCCGGAGCAACTTTCTGAATGGCTGCGCTTTGCCAACAGCGTATTTTGTCGGTTGGAAGATCTGCCCGTTCCTACGCTTTCAGCGGTAAACGGTTACGCTCTTGGCGGCGGCTGCGAATGCGTGCTGGCAACTGATTTCCGGCTGGCAACTCCGGATGCGCGCATCGGGCTACCGGAAACTAAGCTGGGTATTATGCCCGGGTTTGGGGGGTCTGTTCGCCTGCCGCGCCTGTTGGGTGCCGATAGCGCACTGGAAATCATCGCTGCGGGTAAGGACGTTGGCGCTAAAGAAGCGCTCAAGCTGGGCCTGATAGATGCCATTGTCGCTCAGGAGAAGCTTCAGGCAGCCAGCCTGAGCATGCTACGCGATGCCATCAATGGCCAGCTGGACTGGAAGGCTCGCCGCGAGCCAAAACTTCAGCCACTGAAGCTCAGTAAAATAGAGGCCACCATGAGCTTCACTATAGCCAAAGGCATGGTGATGCAGACGGCAGGCAAACACTACCCTGCCCCGATTAAAGCCGTTAAAACTATCGAAGCAGCCGCAGGGCTTGGACGTGACGCCGCACTGGAGCTGGAGAATCAAAGCTTTGTACCGCTAACCCAGACCAATGAAGCCCGGGCGCTGGTCGGCATCTTCTTAAATGACCAGTATGTTAAAGGCAAAGCAAAAAAACTGACTCGTGACGTGAAAACGCCAGAGCAGGCAGCCGTATTAGGTGCCGGTATTATGGGCGGTGGCATCGCCTACCAGTCCGCCTGGAAAGGCGTGCCGGTCATCATGAAAGATATCAACACCAAAGCGCTAGAGCTGGGTATTGGCGAAGCCAGCAAGCTGCTGAATAAGCAGCTGGAGCGCGGAAAAATTGACGGTCTGAAGCTGGCTGGGATCATCGCCACTATTCAGCCAACCCTGGATTACAGCGGCTTCGAACGCGCCGATGTTGTCGTCGAAGCGGTCGTTGAGAACCCAAAAGTTAAGAAAGCGGTGCTGGCAGAAGCGGAGAGCAAAGTCCGTCCGGATGCCGTACTCGCCTCTAACACCTCCACAATTCCCATTAGTGAACTGGCGCAGTCGCTACAGCGCCCGGAAAACTTTTGCGGTATGCACTTCTTTAACCCGGTACACCGTATGCCGCTGGTCGAAGTGATCCGCGGAGAGAAAACCAGCGATAGCACAATCGCGACCGTTGTCGCCTGGGCCAGCAAGATGGGTAAAACTCCTATTGTGGTTAACGACTGTCCGGGGTTCTTTGTTAACCGCGTGCTTTTCCCCTACCTGGCCGGCTTTAGCCAGCTGATGCGCGATGGGGCTGACTTCCGCAAAGTCGACAAAGTAATGGAAAAAACCTTCGGCTGGCCGATGGGCCCGGCTTACCTGCTAGATGTTGTGGGTATCGATACGGCTCATCACGCTCAGTCTGTAATGGCCGCGGGATTCCCACAGCGGATGCAGAAAGATTATCGCGACGTGGTAGATGCCATGTACGAGGCCGGGCGTTACGGTCAGAAAAACCAGAAGGGCTTTTACGGCTACCAGCCAGATAGTAAAGGAAAGCCGCGCAAACTGGCGGATGAGCAGGCCGATGCCCTCATCGCCCAGACTCGTACCGAACAGCGCGACTTTAGCGAACAGGAAATCATCGCCCGCATGATGATTCCAATGGTCAATGAGGTGGTTCGCTGCCTAGAAGAAGGCGTTATCGCCAGTCCGGCAGAGGCCGATATGGCGCTGGTTTATGGCCTGGGCTTCCCTCCATTCCACGGCGGCGCTTTCCGCTGGCTGGATACGCTGGGCCTGCCTCAATATGTGGAGCTGGCGCAGCAATACCAGGCATTGGGGCCGTTGTATCAGGTTCCGGCTGGCCTGCTGGCTAAAGCCCGCAACAACGAAGCCTATTATCCTCCGGTTGCCCCTGCGCAGCCGGTTAGCGAACTCAAACGCGCGTGA
- the fadA gene encoding 3-ketoacyl-CoA thiolase, whose translation MENVVIVDAIRTPMGRSKGGAFRQVRAEDLSAHLMRSLLSRNPELHENTIDDIYWGCVQQTLEQGFNIARNAALLAEIPHSVPAVTVNRLCGSSMQALHDAARMIMTGDASTCLVGGVEHMGHVPMTHGIDFHPGLSRNVAKAAGMMGLTAEMLARLHGIGREMQDTFAARSHQRAWAATQEGHFKAEIIPTTGHDADGVLKRYDFDEVIRPETTVEALSALKPAFDPANGTVTAGTSSALSDGAAALLVMSESKARALGLKPRARIRSMAVVGCDPSIMGYGPVPASRLALKKAGLSVDDIDLFEMNEAFAAQVLPCIKELGLLDRIEDKVNLNGGAIALGHPLGCSGARISTTLINLMERRDAQFGLATMCIGLGQGIATVFERV comes from the coding sequence ATGGAAAACGTAGTTATTGTTGATGCAATCCGCACGCCGATGGGGCGCTCTAAAGGCGGCGCTTTCCGCCAGGTACGCGCCGAGGATTTATCTGCTCATCTGATGCGTAGTCTGCTGTCCCGTAATCCGGAACTGCATGAAAATACCATCGACGACATTTATTGGGGTTGCGTCCAGCAAACGCTGGAACAGGGTTTTAACATTGCTCGTAACGCGGCTCTGCTGGCCGAAATCCCGCATTCTGTACCTGCGGTAACGGTAAACCGGCTGTGCGGTTCCTCAATGCAGGCATTGCACGATGCGGCACGAATGATTATGACCGGCGATGCCAGCACCTGCCTGGTGGGGGGCGTCGAACATATGGGTCACGTACCTATGACTCATGGTATTGATTTTCATCCGGGCTTAAGCCGCAATGTGGCAAAAGCCGCCGGAATGATGGGCCTGACTGCCGAAATGCTGGCTCGTTTGCACGGTATCGGGCGTGAAATGCAGGATACCTTCGCCGCCCGCTCGCACCAGCGCGCATGGGCTGCCACCCAGGAAGGGCACTTCAAAGCTGAAATTATCCCAACTACCGGGCACGATGCCGATGGGGTGCTTAAGCGTTATGACTTCGATGAAGTTATCCGTCCGGAAACCACGGTTGAAGCGCTGTCTGCCCTGAAGCCAGCCTTCGACCCGGCAAATGGCACGGTAACTGCCGGAACCTCCTCGGCATTATCAGACGGGGCCGCGGCTCTGCTGGTGATGAGCGAATCTAAAGCCCGTGCGCTGGGCCTGAAACCACGGGCGCGCATCAGGTCTATGGCTGTTGTTGGCTGCGATCCTTCAATCATGGGCTACGGGCCGGTTCCAGCCTCACGCCTGGCGCTGAAAAAAGCAGGGTTGAGCGTCGATGATATCGATCTGTTTGAAATGAACGAGGCTTTTGCCGCCCAGGTTTTACCTTGCATTAAGGAACTGGGGCTGCTTGATCGGATTGAGGATAAGGTCAACCTTAACGGTGGTGCAATTGCCCTTGGTCACCCACTCGGTTGCTCCGGTGCCCGTATTAGCACCACGCTGATAAACCTGATGGAACGGCGCGACGCCCAGTTTGGGCTGGCGACCATGTGCATTGGGCTGGGTCAGGGTATTGCTACGGTATTTGAGCGAGTGTAA